In Paenibacillus sp. J23TS9, a single genomic region encodes these proteins:
- a CDS encoding glycosyl hydrolase family 8, with amino-acid sequence MRTRNKSRTAWSKTALLLTALALLAWPFQGNIYANGTGNLQSGAISKSAAVLAEWMFKDKGEQGVHMATGGKYQSSSVLQNVGGTFEYYDDEAHDLSYQGWDPEEGQKYWLATLSTAGYSQIKLSSEQSSSGSGPNEFKIQTSTDLSNWTDVPNGNVKMNTASSYDCPKQSCKLKNLALPLADDKELLFIRWIVSANKATNTDENPSGIGGGGSSRIRIIQVTGEPIKGKQPIHPTLDLTHSPLDQAEKASAADPLKIKFSKKVNLADEQDIRVTDEQGQPAPGLKFEITDGNLLQIQHTPLTYSTKYKVFIGKSAIKGDDGILLARDLTWSFTVQDSPTMPKLINMTFNGDPKTSLAFAWYTDIKTETKIQLIEASRMQEKEFLAAAAKEYSGSAEEISTYMTKEDRTTGSKTKFYSHKVTADRLIPGTTYKYRVGNGTEWSAVGSFTTDTEKSQPYRFIVGSDSQASNKAEFEPWADTFKKANNHIGSPKFLINSGDLVDNGDLEEQWQWLLGVAQDQLLNVPFVPVLGGHEVSDWDGDETTPNNNFYNHFNLPRNVVKATHDGSVYSFEYGDALYMVFNSEFDGKLKEDGSVDWDDDKHEQFWNQVDWMRNTVAKSDAKWKFVTFHKSPYAAGDNSAQWEDQRIQFYKKNLIPLFDELGIDMVFEAHDHMYMRSFQMYGDKVVDPKDLQKDVEGNVIDPKGTVYLMSNALGNKFYYKNNQYKAGADGEPEEIIGADGKPVPYDDYFAAIDEQPEKKMFTDVSISDQVLKFDAMTAAVADEGKAGYSKDGLGVYDHYGIKRTDTKPAPVEQAAVEVKDGKAIVTWKAPSSGKERVRGFRIYEKDDKISKYWSKYVPVQSGNDQYSLTIDNLDPAIQYHLVIRAVGVRDNSDKVEVGTQSIASGNEPPSAPSELEGKGMTPFQINLSWNASSGLQPAGYHVYRDGHLAGTAEGTAFQDIGLQPETVYQYTVKAFGTNGSESRSTAVIAAKTKASFLGSGAVKPFPQHTAYAAGSIKPNHQSETQIDATVTRLYNEWKKKYLKSNPYLKSSDPSQYYVWYADGDWFEKEHDDALDIDYDATTVSEAHGYGMLITAYMAGQDPQAKSYFDGLYRYFRAHPSSINPDLMAWKQGDTGKDIVDVDGVDSATDGDMDIAYALLLADSQWGSSGKINYLAEAKKVIQAIMKNDVNHTEWTLKLADWAEDNDVKYGSATRPSDFMLQHLKDFMQVSGDRNWELVIDKTYEVSRELFTKFSPKAGLLPDFVVKKNGSYAPADPEFLEAETDGDYSYNSSRTPWRIGTDALITGDGRAKEQLNTLTGWIRKTTKDDPSKILAGYKLDGSAPLEDYPDLSFTAPLMVGAMLDSSNQSWLNRLWDYNAAVSTEEDVYFGNTLRLLSMIVVSGNWWSPTLTDTQAPVQPTLEKSEAVSGTSIQLKWTPSSDLMGVAGYKVYRNNTVITETKDLQFKDTGLTPDTSYSYFVAAYDAAGNLSPMSNIRIVKTSAKADGTTQ; translated from the coding sequence ATGAGGACTAGGAATAAAAGCAGAACTGCCTGGAGCAAGACGGCCTTATTGTTAACCGCTCTCGCTCTGCTTGCCTGGCCATTTCAAGGAAACATATACGCGAATGGAACGGGGAATCTCCAGAGTGGAGCCATAAGCAAAAGCGCTGCAGTTCTGGCTGAATGGATGTTTAAGGACAAGGGTGAGCAAGGGGTTCACATGGCTACCGGTGGGAAATACCAATCCTCGTCCGTTCTGCAAAATGTGGGCGGTACCTTTGAATACTATGATGATGAAGCACATGATCTGAGCTATCAAGGCTGGGATCCGGAGGAAGGTCAGAAATACTGGCTGGCAACCTTATCAACGGCTGGATACAGTCAAATTAAGCTTTCCTCTGAGCAAAGCTCATCCGGGTCCGGTCCGAATGAATTCAAGATTCAGACGAGTACGGATCTCTCCAATTGGACGGATGTGCCGAACGGTAACGTGAAAATGAATACCGCATCGAGCTATGACTGCCCTAAGCAGTCTTGCAAATTGAAGAATCTCGCCCTGCCATTAGCAGATGATAAGGAGCTTCTGTTCATCCGCTGGATAGTGAGTGCCAATAAGGCTACCAATACGGACGAAAATCCATCCGGCATTGGAGGAGGGGGATCCAGCCGCATCCGCATTATTCAGGTAACAGGTGAGCCTATTAAAGGAAAACAGCCTATACATCCAACGCTGGATTTGACCCACAGCCCCCTGGATCAGGCAGAAAAAGCATCAGCTGCTGATCCGCTGAAGATCAAGTTTAGCAAAAAGGTGAATCTAGCAGATGAGCAGGACATCCGTGTAACGGATGAACAGGGGCAACCAGCACCTGGTCTCAAATTTGAAATCACCGACGGAAATCTGCTGCAGATTCAGCATACCCCCCTGACATACAGTACGAAATATAAAGTTTTCATCGGCAAGTCAGCCATCAAAGGGGATGACGGAATTTTGCTGGCGCGCGATCTTACCTGGAGCTTTACTGTGCAGGATTCCCCGACGATGCCGAAGCTGATCAATATGACGTTTAACGGAGATCCGAAAACCAGTCTCGCTTTTGCCTGGTATACGGACATCAAGACCGAGACAAAAATTCAGTTGATAGAAGCTTCCCGCATGCAGGAAAAGGAATTTTTGGCTGCTGCTGCAAAGGAATACAGCGGCTCCGCTGAAGAAATTTCAACCTACATGACGAAGGAAGACAGAACTACCGGCAGTAAAACGAAATTTTACAGTCATAAGGTGACGGCGGACCGGCTAATACCAGGAACTACATATAAGTACCGCGTGGGCAATGGAACGGAGTGGAGCGCAGTCGGCTCCTTTACCACCGATACAGAAAAGTCACAGCCATATCGATTTATCGTAGGCTCGGACTCGCAGGCTTCCAATAAAGCAGAGTTTGAACCTTGGGCAGATACGTTCAAGAAAGCGAATAATCATATTGGCAGTCCCAAATTCCTCATTAATTCAGGAGATTTGGTCGATAACGGTGACTTAGAGGAGCAGTGGCAGTGGCTGTTGGGCGTAGCCCAAGATCAGCTGCTCAATGTGCCTTTTGTACCGGTGCTGGGCGGACATGAGGTCTCGGATTGGGACGGAGATGAAACGACGCCCAACAATAATTTCTATAATCATTTCAACCTGCCGCGCAACGTGGTCAAGGCGACTCACGACGGGTCCGTGTATTCTTTTGAATATGGGGATGCGCTGTACATGGTCTTTAATTCGGAGTTTGACGGCAAGCTGAAGGAAGACGGCTCAGTAGATTGGGATGATGACAAGCATGAGCAGTTCTGGAATCAAGTGGATTGGATGCGTAATACAGTAGCAAAAAGCGATGCCAAGTGGAAATTCGTCACCTTCCATAAGTCGCCATATGCAGCTGGAGATAATTCGGCCCAATGGGAAGATCAGCGTATACAATTCTATAAAAAGAACTTGATTCCGTTATTTGATGAGCTTGGCATCGATATGGTATTCGAAGCGCATGACCATATGTATATGAGATCGTTCCAGATGTATGGGGATAAAGTGGTTGATCCCAAGGATTTGCAAAAGGACGTGGAAGGTAACGTTATAGATCCTAAAGGAACGGTCTATCTCATGTCCAATGCGCTTGGCAACAAGTTCTATTACAAGAACAACCAGTATAAAGCCGGCGCCGATGGTGAACCGGAAGAGATCATCGGTGCGGACGGCAAGCCAGTTCCGTATGATGATTATTTTGCAGCCATTGACGAGCAGCCTGAGAAGAAAATGTTCACCGATGTCTCCATCTCGGATCAGGTATTGAAGTTTGATGCCATGACAGCAGCAGTCGCGGATGAAGGCAAAGCTGGTTATAGTAAAGACGGACTTGGCGTATATGATCATTACGGTATTAAGCGGACTGACACTAAACCAGCACCTGTGGAGCAAGCCGCGGTGGAGGTGAAAGACGGCAAAGCGATCGTCACATGGAAAGCACCTTCATCCGGGAAAGAACGGGTCAGAGGTTTCCGTATTTATGAGAAGGACGATAAAATCAGCAAATACTGGAGCAAGTATGTACCGGTTCAATCGGGCAATGATCAATACAGTCTCACCATTGACAATCTTGATCCTGCGATTCAGTACCATCTGGTCATCCGTGCCGTTGGTGTAAGAGATAATTCGGATAAAGTAGAGGTGGGTACCCAAAGCATTGCTTCAGGAAATGAACCGCCATCTGCTCCATCGGAGCTGGAAGGCAAGGGTATGACTCCATTCCAGATCAACTTGTCCTGGAACGCATCGAGCGGTTTGCAGCCGGCAGGCTACCATGTATATCGTGATGGTCATTTGGCCGGTACAGCGGAAGGCACCGCTTTCCAGGATATCGGGTTACAGCCGGAAACCGTGTATCAATATACGGTCAAGGCTTTCGGCACAAACGGATCAGAATCACGTTCTACGGCTGTAATCGCTGCAAAGACAAAAGCGTCTTTCCTGGGCAGCGGAGCTGTAAAGCCATTCCCGCAGCATACGGCTTACGCGGCTGGTTCGATCAAACCGAATCATCAGAGTGAGACTCAAATCGATGCGACGGTAACCCGCCTCTATAACGAATGGAAGAAAAAATATTTGAAGTCGAATCCGTATCTGAAGTCATCGGACCCGTCACAGTATTATGTGTGGTATGCCGATGGAGACTGGTTCGAAAAAGAGCATGATGATGCTCTCGATATAGATTATGATGCAACTACCGTCTCTGAAGCACATGGTTATGGGATGCTGATTACGGCATACATGGCAGGTCAAGATCCTCAGGCCAAATCGTATTTTGACGGACTGTATCGCTATTTCAGAGCCCATCCTAGCAGCATCAACCCGGACCTCATGGCTTGGAAACAGGGTGACACTGGCAAGGACATCGTAGATGTGGATGGGGTGGATTCCGCGACGGACGGAGATATGGATATCGCATACGCCCTGCTGTTGGCGGACAGTCAATGGGGAAGCAGCGGTAAGATTAATTATTTGGCAGAAGCCAAAAAAGTGATTCAAGCCATTATGAAAAATGATGTTAATCATACCGAGTGGACATTAAAGCTGGCTGACTGGGCAGAGGATAACGATGTAAAATACGGCAGTGCGACGCGTCCCTCTGATTTTATGCTGCAGCACCTCAAGGATTTCATGCAGGTTTCCGGTGATCGCAATTGGGAGCTTGTCATTGACAAGACCTACGAGGTAAGCCGTGAACTCTTCACGAAGTTCAGTCCGAAAGCAGGTTTGCTTCCTGATTTTGTGGTGAAGAAGAACGGAAGCTATGCTCCTGCTGATCCAGAGTTTCTAGAAGCTGAAACCGATGGAGATTACAGCTATAATTCATCCCGCACACCATGGCGGATCGGGACGGATGCTTTAATAACAGGAGATGGGCGGGCAAAAGAACAGCTGAATACGCTGACAGGTTGGATTCGTAAGACAACCAAGGATGATCCCTCGAAGATTCTTGCGGGCTATAAGCTGGACGGTTCTGCACCGCTTGAGGATTATCCGGATCTGTCCTTTACTGCTCCATTGATGGTTGGGGCGATGCTCGATTCCTCCAATCAATCCTGGCTAAACCGTTTATGGGATTATAATGCGGCTGTTTCAACAGAGGAAGATGTATATTTCGGCAATACGCTTCGGCTGCTGAGTATGATTGTCGTGTCCGGTAATTGGTGGTCACCTACCCTTACAGATACGCAAGCTCCGGTTCAACCGACATTAGAGAAATCTGAAGCAGTATCCGGTACGTCTATCCAGTTGAAGTGGACACCATCATCGGATCTCATGGGGGTTGCAGGCTACAAGGTATACCGGAATAATACCGTTATTACTGAAACGAAGGACCTCCAGTTTAAAGATACGGGTTTGACTCCAGACACATCCTATTCATATTTTGTGGCTGCTTATGATGCGGCCGGCAATCTGTCACCGATGAGCAATATCAGAATCGTGAAGACAAGCGCAAAGGCCGATGGTACGACACAATAA
- a CDS encoding DUF6886 family protein: MKLYHFSEEENIGIFHPRIVYTRHDGISEEDEIRFFGHTSSNSVLTLETGWYRSIMGTTLYRYELPLETFELFDETAGYFISREMVKPVERTEIRNSLQHLMNLGIDVRFTPDLNPLREAILHSSVKDFGIHRFEHAISPDY, translated from the coding sequence ATGAAACTTTACCATTTTAGCGAGGAAGAGAATATCGGAATATTTCATCCTCGGATTGTATATACGAGGCATGACGGGATCTCAGAGGAAGACGAGATTCGATTTTTTGGACATACATCATCTAACAGTGTCTTAACACTGGAAACCGGCTGGTACAGGAGTATCATGGGAACCACATTGTACCGATATGAGCTTCCGCTGGAAACCTTTGAGCTGTTTGATGAGACAGCTGGTTATTTTATTTCCAGGGAAATGGTAAAACCTGTCGAAAGAACCGAGATTCGGAATTCTTTGCAGCACTTAATGAATTTAGGCATTGATGTCCGGTTTACGCCAGATCTTAACCCGTTACGGGAAGCTATTCTCCATTCATCAGTCAAGGACTTCGGCATTCACAGATTTGAGCATGCTATTTCACCTGATTACTAA
- a CDS encoding 8-oxo-dGTP diphosphatase, producing the protein MIAFTICFIKKGDRILLLNRNKSSWMGMWNGVGGKLEPGETPRESMLREIMEGTGIVPGRLHFKGLVTWLTDSRKTGGMYTYMAELPEEFHYPTPIQTDEGILDWKELEWILHPDNRGIVYNIPKSLEKILFDEHCYDHTCTYQNGELVRHDSVRIEPDIENITDTKLLEERILDRTHI; encoded by the coding sequence ATGATTGCATTTACGATTTGTTTTATAAAAAAGGGTGACCGGATCCTTCTTCTCAATCGCAACAAGTCAAGCTGGATGGGCATGTGGAATGGTGTGGGCGGAAAACTGGAGCCGGGGGAGACTCCGAGAGAGTCCATGTTAAGAGAAATAATGGAAGGGACGGGTATTGTTCCTGGACGTCTGCATTTCAAAGGCTTGGTTACGTGGTTAACCGATTCCAGAAAAACAGGCGGTATGTATACCTACATGGCAGAGCTGCCTGAAGAATTTCATTATCCGACTCCGATCCAGACAGACGAAGGTATTTTGGACTGGAAAGAGCTTGAATGGATTTTGCATCCGGATAACCGGGGTATTGTATATAACATTCCAAAGAGCCTTGAAAAAATCCTGTTTGATGAACATTGCTATGATCATACCTGCACCTACCAAAATGGGGAATTGGTACGGCATGATTCCGTTCGTATAGAGCCGGATATCGAAAATATCACAGATACAAAACTGCTTGAAGAACGTATCCTAGATAGAACTCACATTTAG
- a CDS encoding antibiotic biosynthesis monooxygenase — protein MILEVAILQVIPGEEQNFEKSFAQASAIISGMKGYIQHELHKCMEEANKYILLVKWETLTDHTVGFRESPEYQEWKALLHHYYDPFPTVEHYELLYKSA, from the coding sequence ATGATACTTGAAGTTGCTATTTTACAAGTAATCCCGGGAGAAGAACAGAATTTTGAGAAGAGCTTTGCGCAGGCATCAGCGATCATCTCCGGTATGAAAGGCTACATCCAGCATGAACTACACAAGTGCATGGAGGAAGCCAATAAATACATCCTGCTCGTCAAATGGGAGACGCTTACAGATCACACGGTAGGTTTTAGAGAATCGCCTGAATACCAGGAATGGAAAGCACTGCTGCATCATTATTATGATCCGTTTCCGACGGTTGAGCATTATGAGCTCTTATACAAAAGTGCCTGA
- a CDS encoding GNAT family N-acetyltransferase, translating to MRINEIFDSTPLMETSRLLLRKLSVEDAEEYFSLASNPLAAKHTIWNAHITIEDSISYLSGLQAKMDHGQAFHWGIIDKATGTFIGRVGFIHFDTLHRLSEVGFALHCDWWGQGIMSEAALPMIRYGFEELGLNRIEGRCNADNLASERVLLKIGMTFEGILRRQLKIKDEFIDQKMYAILNSDFNELQDGALGRIKGI from the coding sequence ATGCGTATAAATGAGATATTTGATTCTACTCCTTTAATGGAGACGTCGCGCTTATTATTACGGAAATTGAGCGTGGAGGATGCTGAAGAATATTTCTCATTAGCATCCAATCCATTGGCGGCAAAACATACGATATGGAATGCTCACATCACCATTGAAGATTCCATTTCTTATTTATCCGGGCTCCAGGCAAAAATGGACCATGGTCAGGCTTTTCACTGGGGGATCATCGACAAGGCGACCGGTACATTCATTGGGCGTGTCGGATTTATTCATTTTGATACACTGCACAGACTATCAGAGGTCGGATTTGCGCTTCATTGTGACTGGTGGGGGCAAGGCATCATGTCAGAAGCTGCATTGCCAATGATCCGCTACGGATTTGAAGAATTAGGACTTAACCGGATTGAAGGACGCTGTAATGCGGATAATTTGGCTTCGGAACGGGTTTTGCTTAAAATAGGTATGACCTTTGAAGGGATATTAAGACGCCAGCTGAAGATCAAGGATGAATTTATCGACCAGAAGATGTATGCGATTCTGAATAGTGACTTTAATGAGCTGCAAGACGGTGCACTAGGCCGCATCAAAGGGATTTAA
- a CDS encoding GNAT family N-acetyltransferase, which translates to MIRLCSRQDQQVIYEIINDASQAYKGIIPEDRYHEPYMPAEELMGEMEDGVVFWGYEEDGEIVGVMGIQDKGDVSLIRHAYVRTRQRNGGIGTKLLHHLISQSDRPVLIGTWGSAEWAIRFYVKNGFRLVSKEEKEILLRQYWNVPERQIETSVVLCDDRW; encoded by the coding sequence ATGATTCGTTTATGCAGCCGCCAAGACCAACAAGTGATTTATGAGATTATCAATGACGCATCGCAAGCTTACAAAGGAATTATCCCGGAAGATCGCTATCATGAGCCCTATATGCCAGCTGAAGAATTAATGGGGGAAATGGAGGATGGCGTTGTATTTTGGGGATATGAAGAAGATGGCGAAATCGTTGGTGTGATGGGAATCCAGGATAAAGGGGACGTATCCTTGATCAGACATGCGTATGTAAGGACCCGGCAGCGTAACGGTGGCATCGGAACCAAGCTGCTTCATCATCTTATCTCGCAATCGGATAGGCCTGTCCTCATAGGAACCTGGGGATCAGCGGAGTGGGCAATCCGATTTTATGTAAAGAATGGGTTCCGATTGGTGTCCAAGGAAGAGAAGGAAATACTGCTGCGTCAATATTGGAACGTACCGGAACGTCAGATCGAGACCTCCGTCGTGTTATGCGATGATCGCTGGTAA
- a CDS encoding VOC family protein, with translation MMNEGRILGIAYNVIPVSDMERSAAWYVKHFGFNIRNQREGYLSLFRGNRPILDLIQSDNNSRATFEVNNQKRWVITFFTDDIESLHSDLNSENVKVGNIADEGKYGKFFVLEDPDGNLFDVWEHHDCELVF, from the coding sequence ATGATGAACGAAGGTAGGATTTTAGGAATTGCATATAATGTTATTCCGGTTTCTGATATGGAGCGTTCCGCAGCGTGGTATGTGAAGCATTTCGGATTCAATATCCGCAATCAGAGAGAAGGCTACTTAAGTTTGTTCCGGGGGAATCGCCCGATATTGGATCTGATCCAAAGCGATAACAATTCAAGAGCAACCTTTGAAGTGAATAACCAAAAGAGATGGGTCATCACATTCTTTACGGATGATATTGAATCCCTGCATAGCGATTTGAATTCGGAGAATGTAAAGGTCGGAAATATAGCGGATGAAGGCAAATATGGCAAGTTTTTTGTGCTGGAAGATCCGGATGGTAATTTGTTTGATGTATGGGAGCATCATGACTGCGAGCTTGTTTTCTGA
- a CDS encoding homoserine kinase encodes MNDTYLVTTPEKKYVFRVYRGDWRGSESEVAFELELLHHLDQNGISVSLPIPDQQGNLIQKLQAPEGTRYAVLFTFAEGTEKGIDTEEISERFGQAVAEIHLKSDSFHTTSSRQELTLDYLIHQTLEAVQPHMQHRPEDFQELKQIAARLENSLREHELNTLDWGICHGDLHGNTNVSYMDDLTMTHYDFDLCGYGWRAYDIAEFRLAREVRLGHDPAQLDLLWSAFIKGYQSIRALSENDLQSVPVFVAIRQLWLFGLCLKDPHIHGSIDYGDDYIDDKLHFFRNLSIFQEDISVTQS; translated from the coding sequence ATGAATGATACTTATCTCGTGACGACACCGGAAAAGAAATATGTATTCAGAGTATACCGCGGTGACTGGAGGGGAAGCGAGTCTGAGGTTGCTTTTGAATTGGAGCTGCTTCATCATTTGGACCAGAACGGCATTTCTGTATCGCTTCCGATTCCGGATCAGCAGGGCAATCTTATTCAAAAACTTCAAGCTCCGGAAGGAACTCGCTATGCGGTACTCTTTACCTTTGCGGAGGGAACTGAAAAAGGTATCGATACGGAGGAAATCAGTGAACGGTTTGGTCAAGCTGTTGCCGAGATTCATCTGAAAAGTGATTCTTTCCATACGACCAGCAGCAGACAAGAACTGACCCTGGATTATTTGATACATCAAACGCTGGAAGCCGTTCAACCGCATATGCAGCATCGCCCAGAGGATTTTCAGGAACTTAAACAAATTGCAGCAAGACTTGAAAATAGTCTTCGTGAACATGAGCTGAATACCTTGGACTGGGGCATCTGTCACGGGGATCTGCATGGAAATACGAATGTCAGCTACATGGATGATTTGACGATGACACATTATGATTTTGATTTATGCGGTTACGGCTGGCGCGCTTATGATATTGCTGAATTCAGGCTCGCCCGGGAAGTAAGATTAGGACATGACCCTGCTCAGCTGGATCTGCTGTGGAGTGCTTTTATCAAGGGATATCAATCCATCAGAGCACTAAGCGAAAATGATCTTCAGTCAGTGCCGGTATTTGTGGCAATTCGCCAATTATGGCTCTTTGGCTTATGCCTTAAAGATCCACATATCCACGGCAGCATTGATTATGGCGACGATTATATCGATGATAAGCTGCACTTTTTTAGAAACTTATCCATATTCCAAGAAGACATCAGCGTGACTCAGTCCTAA
- a CDS encoding YrdB family protein — translation MIYTLKILNLLLRFILELILLFSLCYWGLHVQLGVFMQIVLGIGLPILAAVAWGLFISPKAPVRVPLFVVLFIEAILFAAAVLCFIGSGFVTFAVIFGVLAVVNRFIILKWKQQGFDT, via the coding sequence GTGATCTATACGTTAAAAATATTAAACCTTTTATTGAGATTTATTTTGGAGCTTATTTTATTGTTTTCCTTATGTTATTGGGGATTGCATGTGCAATTGGGCGTATTCATGCAGATTGTTCTGGGTATCGGTTTACCAATCCTTGCAGCAGTCGCCTGGGGGTTATTCATATCACCGAAAGCCCCGGTTCGCGTTCCATTATTTGTTGTGCTTTTCATTGAAGCTATTTTGTTCGCAGCGGCTGTTCTGTGTTTCATCGGTTCTGGCTTCGTAACCTTTGCCGTGATTTTTGGGGTCTTGGCCGTCGTCAACCGTTTTATCATTTTGAAATGGAAGCAGCAAGGTTTCGACACTTAA
- a CDS encoding class I SAM-dependent methyltransferase, with product MKHRGSEFYDDALIFKRYLDRRSWTENANDTMEKPIILQLIGNVSGLRILDLGCGDASFGNELLDAGAVSYTGIEGSANMVEEAKKTIRRSKTEIIYTAIEDWDFPDSHFDMVISRLVLHYIEDVEAIFKKVYRSLMAGGRFVFSVEHPVMTSSYGLPREEGMKQNWIVDQYFHTGIRKQEWLGGTAVKYHRTIEDTYSALQHAGFNITSLRESRPDEANFQHNETYERRMRIPLFLFFSAQKI from the coding sequence GTGAAGCACAGAGGTTCCGAATTTTATGATGATGCGTTGATTTTCAAAAGGTATTTGGATCGAAGAAGCTGGACTGAAAATGCCAACGATACCATGGAAAAGCCGATTATACTTCAGTTGATTGGCAATGTGTCCGGACTGAGAATTCTGGATTTGGGATGCGGGGATGCCTCATTCGGTAATGAGCTTCTCGATGCAGGAGCTGTTTCGTATACCGGAATTGAAGGCTCGGCGAATATGGTAGAAGAAGCGAAGAAGACAATACGAAGATCGAAAACCGAGATTATATATACTGCAATTGAGGATTGGGATTTTCCGGATTCGCATTTTGATATGGTCATTTCCAGGCTTGTTCTGCATTACATAGAGGATGTTGAAGCGATTTTTAAAAAGGTATATCGATCCCTGATGGCCGGTGGTAGATTTGTTTTCTCCGTTGAGCATCCCGTGATGACATCCTCCTATGGACTTCCAAGAGAGGAAGGCATGAAGCAGAATTGGATCGTCGACCAGTATTTCCATACGGGAATTCGTAAGCAGGAGTGGCTTGGTGGAACAGCGGTAAAATACCACAGAACGATTGAGGATACCTATTCGGCGCTCCAACATGCGGGCTTTAATATAACCAGCCTTAGAGAATCCAGGCCCGATGAAGCGAACTTCCAGCATAACGAAACTTACGAGCGGCGCATGAGAATTCCTTTGTTTTTGTTTTTCAGCGCCCAGAAAATATAG
- a CDS encoding VanZ family protein yields the protein MNRNNHKIINVLVWIFFTGYSACLLYWMFRGFGRTAHPEISYNLVPFNTIFSYMFNVNQHNIGTTIINLAGNVGVFLPFGLVLPYLFKKLTRYSVFFVWFTGSIIILEIMQTVLKVGTGDIDDVILNVIGASAGYVVYRLFFLEKSNYFM from the coding sequence TTGAATCGAAACAACCACAAAATCATAAACGTTCTCGTATGGATTTTTTTTACCGGATACAGTGCCTGCTTGCTATATTGGATGTTTCGGGGATTTGGCCGAACCGCTCACCCCGAAATCAGTTATAATCTGGTTCCGTTCAATACTATTTTCAGTTATATGTTTAACGTGAATCAGCATAACATTGGAACGACGATCATTAACTTAGCCGGTAATGTCGGGGTTTTTCTTCCATTCGGATTGGTGTTACCCTATCTCTTCAAAAAATTAACAAGGTACAGCGTGTTTTTTGTTTGGTTTACCGGCTCTATCATTATTCTGGAGATCATGCAGACCGTACTCAAGGTAGGTACAGGTGATATTGATGATGTCATATTAAATGTTATCGGTGCTTCTGCGGGTTATGTTGTGTATCGGTTATTTTTCCTGGAAAAATCAAATTACTTCATGTGA
- a CDS encoding DUF2164 domain-containing protein, which translates to MMSIKLPKEQKIELAQSVQAYFEEERSESIGQLGAEQLIDFMISELGPYIYNQAIEDTRALITEKMAQIDDELYTLEKPIQNLRR; encoded by the coding sequence ATGATGTCTATCAAATTGCCTAAAGAACAAAAAATAGAGCTGGCCCAAAGTGTTCAGGCTTATTTTGAAGAGGAACGTTCCGAAAGCATCGGACAGCTGGGAGCGGAGCAATTAATCGATTTTATGATCAGTGAGCTCGGACCCTATATTTATAACCAGGCGATCGAAGATACAAGAGCATTAATTACCGAAAAAATGGCTCAAATCGACGATGAACTGTACACCCTTGAGAAGCCGATTCAAAACTTAAGAAGATAG
- a CDS encoding GrpB family protein produces the protein MEIDESITVVPYDEHWADVFTNEKTALLNIFGTDAVEIEHFGSTSVRGMVAKPIIDILIGVSSLELDESILRQLQQRNYESFGEAGVEGRLYFRKRAEHSFNLAVVIFQGEQWVNNIQIRDYLRTHPQVAEQYSMHKRESIQKGITTLLAYSDEKAEFVQSVLRQAKKYSQES, from the coding sequence TTGGAAATTGACGAATCGATCACGGTGGTCCCTTATGACGAACATTGGGCGGATGTATTCACAAATGAAAAGACTGCACTTCTGAATATCTTCGGTACTGATGCCGTAGAAATCGAACATTTCGGCAGCACCTCGGTCAGAGGCATGGTTGCCAAACCGATCATTGATATATTGATTGGCGTTTCTTCACTTGAACTGGATGAATCAATACTCCGCCAGCTGCAGCAGCGTAACTATGAGAGCTTTGGGGAAGCGGGTGTAGAAGGGCGGTTATATTTTCGTAAACGCGCGGAACACTCCTTCAATTTGGCCGTTGTAATTTTCCAAGGGGAACAGTGGGTCAACAATATTCAAATTCGTGATTACCTCAGAACCCATCCTCAAGTGGCAGAACAATATTCGATGCATAAACGTGAGTCCATTCAAAAGGGAATAACTACATTACTGGCTTACTCCGACGAAAAGGCGGAATTTGTGCAAAGTGTATTGAGGCAGGCTAAAAAATACAGCCAGGAAAGCTAG